In candidate division TA06 bacterium, the following are encoded in one genomic region:
- a CDS encoding class I SAM-dependent methyltransferase, translating into MKDSSYYKQRVEAEVQKRTYRSSKYSDWHQEILSYVRGVVLDLGAGDGAFTVPLTRQGLRVVACDLSRTRLQNLKACTSELVELNAMAIPFKPSVFDTILFIEVLEHLPDRSAQQRLLTELGRVLKPGGVVVLTTPNRPVYRIMTMLWKWLGSQEPDPTHYAELSWPELEELCREKFDIAYVRGKAGLIPLCLVQRLLSKKLYLCYDIMVALKHKGKA; encoded by the coding sequence ATGAAAGACAGCAGTTACTACAAACAACGGGTGGAGGCGGAAGTCCAAAAAAGGACTTACCGCTCTTCCAAATATTCCGACTGGCATCAGGAGATATTAAGTTATGTCCGGGGGGTAGTGCTGGACCTGGGCGCCGGCGACGGGGCTTTCACCGTCCCGCTGACCCGGCAGGGTCTCAGAGTAGTAGCCTGCGACCTTTCCCGCACCCGCCTGCAAAATCTAAAGGCTTGCACTTCCGAATTAGTAGAGTTGAATGCAATGGCAATACCATTCAAGCCATCTGTCTTTGATACTATTTTATTTATAGAAGTTCTAGAGCATCTGCCTGACAGGTCCGCTCAGCAAAGACTTTTGACGGAACTGGGGCGGGTCCTAAAGCCCGGCGGCGTAGTAGTTTTGACCACCCCCAACCGCCCGGTTTACCGGATCATGACCATGTTATGGAAATGGCTGGGAAGCCAGGAACCGGATCCCACCCATTATGCCGAACTAAGCTGGCCGGAATTGGAAGAACTCTGCCGGGAGAAGTTTGACATAGCCTATGTCCGGGGCAAAGCCGGCTTGATCCCGCTCTGCTTGGTGCAGAGATTGCTTTCAAAAAAATTATATCTATGTTACGACATCATGGTGGCGCTTAAACATAAGGGAAAGGCATAA